The following are encoded in a window of Citrobacter freundii genomic DNA:
- a CDS encoding YraN family protein: MAQIPARTGRPRQLTSKQTGDAWEATARCWLEGKGLRFIAANVRERGGEIDLIMREGKTTVFVEVRFRRSALFGGAAASVTRSKQQKLLHTARLWLARHNGSFDTVDCRFDVLAFTGNDVEWLKDAFNDHS; encoded by the coding sequence ATGGCTCAAATACCAGCAAGGACAGGTCGTCCCCGCCAGTTAACGAGTAAACAGACCGGTGACGCGTGGGAAGCCACCGCGCGTTGCTGGCTGGAGGGCAAAGGACTGCGTTTTATCGCCGCCAATGTGCGCGAACGCGGCGGCGAAATCGACCTGATAATGCGTGAAGGCAAGACCACCGTCTTTGTTGAAGTCCGTTTTCGTCGTTCCGCTCTTTTTGGCGGGGCGGCGGCGAGTGTGACCCGCAGCAAACAACAGAAATTATTACACACCGCCCGCTTGTGGCTTGCGCGCCACAATGGGAGTTTTGATACTGTGGATTGTCGGTTCGATGTGTTAGCCTTCACCGGAAATGATGTTGAGTGGTTAAAGGATGCCTTTAACGACCACTCATAA
- a CDS encoding U32 family peptidase — translation MKYSLGPVLYYWSKETLEDFYQQAATSHADVIYLGEAVCSKRRATKVGDWIDMAKSLAGSGKQVVLSTLALVQASSELGELKRYVENGDFLLEASDLGVVNMCAERKLPFVAGHALNCYNAVTLRILLKQGMVRWCMPVELSRDWLVNLLNQCDELGIRDQFETEVLSYGHLPLAYSARCFTARSEDKPKDECETCCIKYPNGRDVLSQENQQVFVLNGIQTMSGYVYNLGNELASMQGLVDIVRLSPLGTETFAMLDAFRANENGGAPLPLATHSDCNGYWKRLAGLELQM, via the coding sequence ATGAAATATTCCTTAGGACCGGTGCTCTACTACTGGTCGAAAGAGACGCTGGAAGACTTTTATCAGCAGGCAGCCACCAGCCATGCCGACGTTATCTATCTTGGCGAAGCAGTGTGCAGCAAGCGCCGGGCGACCAAAGTGGGTGACTGGATCGACATGGCGAAGTCCCTCGCCGGGAGCGGTAAGCAGGTGGTCCTGTCCACGCTGGCACTGGTGCAGGCGTCATCTGAGCTGGGTGAGTTGAAACGCTATGTAGAAAACGGTGACTTCCTGCTGGAAGCCAGCGATCTCGGCGTGGTCAATATGTGCGCCGAACGTAAGCTGCCGTTCGTGGCCGGGCACGCACTCAACTGCTACAACGCCGTAACGCTGCGTATTCTGCTCAAGCAGGGCATGGTGCGCTGGTGTATGCCGGTTGAGCTGTCACGTGATTGGCTGGTGAACCTGCTTAACCAGTGTGACGAACTGGGTATTCGCGACCAGTTTGAAACCGAAGTACTGAGCTACGGGCATTTGCCGCTGGCCTACTCTGCCCGCTGCTTCACCGCACGCTCCGAAGATAAGCCTAAAGACGAGTGCGAAACCTGCTGCATCAAGTATCCCAACGGGCGTGATGTCCTGTCGCAGGAGAATCAGCAAGTGTTTGTCCTCAACGGTATTCAGACCATGAGCGGCTACGTCTACAACCTCGGTAATGAGCTGGCGTCCATGCAGGGGCTGGTTGATATTGTGCGCCTGTCCCCGTTGGGAACCGAGACATTCGCCATGCTGGATGCCTTCCGTGCCAACGAGAATGGTGGTGCCCCGTTACCGCTTGCCACCCACAGTGACTGCAACGGCTACTGGAAACGACTGGCAGGCCTGGAACTGCAGATGTGA
- a CDS encoding DEAD/DEAH family ATP-dependent RNA helicase: protein MAEFETTFADLGLKAPILEALTDLGYEKPSPIQAECIPHLLGGRDVLGMAQTGSGKTAAFSLPLLNNLDPELKAPQILVLAPTRELAVQVAEAMTDFSKHMHGVNVVALYGGQRYDVQLRALRQGPQIVVGTPGRLLDHLKRGTLNLSKLSGLVLDEADEMLRMGFIEDVETIMAQIPEGHQTALFSATMPEAIRRITRRFMKEPQEVRIQSSVTTRPDISQSYWTVWGMRKNEALVRFLEAEDFDAAIIFVRTKNATLEVAEALERSGYSSAALNGDMNQSLREQTLERLKDGRLDILIATDVAARGLDVERISLVVNYDIPMDSESYVHRIGRTGRAGRAGRALLFVENRERRLLRNIERTMKLTIPEVELPNADLLGKRRLEKFAAKVQQQLESSDLDQYRALLAKMQPEEELDIETLAAALLKMAQGERPLIVPPDAPMRPKREFRDRDERAPRGDRNDRNDRGPRGDRPERGGEDRPRRERRDVGDMQLYRIEVGRDDGVEVRHIVGAIANEGDISSRYIGNIKLFGTHSTIELPKGMPGDVLQHFTRTRILNKPMNMQLVGDAVPHTGGERRGGGGGRFSGERREGGRGENRGNSTERREGGRGDGRRFSGERREGSRAPRRDDASAGRRRFGGDA, encoded by the coding sequence ATGGCTGAATTCGAAACCACTTTTGCAGATCTGGGCCTGAAGGCTCCTATCCTTGAAGCCCTTACCGATCTGGGTTACGAAAAACCATCTCCAATCCAGGCAGAGTGCATTCCGCATCTGCTGGGCGGTCGCGATGTTCTGGGTATGGCCCAGACCGGTAGCGGCAAAACTGCAGCGTTCTCCTTACCGCTGCTCAACAATCTTGATCCTGAGCTGAAGGCACCTCAGATTCTGGTGCTGGCACCGACCCGCGAACTGGCGGTTCAGGTTGCAGAAGCCATGACGGATTTCTCTAAACATATGCACGGCGTGAACGTGGTAGCCCTTTACGGCGGCCAGCGTTATGACGTGCAGTTACGTGCCCTGCGTCAGGGCCCGCAGATCGTCGTCGGTACGCCGGGTCGTCTGCTGGATCACCTGAAGCGCGGTACCCTGAACCTCTCTAAACTGAGCGGTTTAGTGCTGGACGAAGCCGATGAAATGCTGCGTATGGGCTTCATCGAAGACGTTGAAACGATTATGGCGCAGATCCCGGAAGGTCATCAGACCGCTCTGTTCTCTGCAACCATGCCGGAAGCGATTCGCCGTATTACCCGCCGCTTTATGAAAGAGCCGCAGGAAGTACGCATTCAGTCCAGCGTCACCACGCGTCCTGACATCAGCCAGAGCTACTGGACTGTCTGGGGCATGCGTAAAAATGAAGCGCTGGTGCGTTTCCTGGAAGCAGAAGATTTTGATGCGGCGATTATCTTCGTTCGTACCAAAAATGCGACCCTGGAAGTGGCAGAAGCGCTGGAGCGTAGCGGCTATAGCAGCGCTGCACTGAACGGCGACATGAACCAGTCCCTGCGTGAGCAGACTTTGGAACGTCTGAAAGACGGCCGTCTGGATATTCTGATTGCAACCGACGTTGCGGCCCGTGGCCTGGACGTTGAGCGTATCAGCCTGGTTGTTAACTATGACATCCCGATGGACTCCGAGTCTTACGTTCACCGTATCGGCCGTACCGGTCGTGCGGGTCGTGCTGGCCGTGCGCTGCTGTTCGTTGAGAACCGTGAGCGTCGTCTGCTGCGTAACATCGAACGCACCATGAAGCTGACCATTCCGGAAGTTGAACTGCCGAACGCAGATCTGCTGGGCAAACGCCGTCTGGAAAAATTCGCCGCGAAAGTACAGCAGCAGCTGGAAAGCAGCGATCTGGATCAGTACCGTGCTCTGCTGGCGAAAATGCAGCCGGAAGAAGAGCTGGATATCGAAACGCTGGCCGCAGCACTGCTGAAAATGGCACAGGGTGAACGTCCGCTGATCGTGCCACCAGATGCACCGATGCGTCCTAAGCGCGAATTCCGCGACCGTGATGAACGTGCTCCACGTGGCGATCGTAATGATCGTAACGATCGTGGCCCGCGTGGTGACCGCCCGGAGCGTGGTGGTGAAGACCGTCCGCGTCGTGAACGTCGTGACGTTGGCGATATGCAGCTGTACCGCATTGAAGTGGGCCGTGATGACGGTGTTGAAGTTCGTCATATCGTTGGCGCGATCGCTAACGAAGGTGACATCAGCAGCCGTTACATCGGTAACATTAAGCTGTTCGGTACGCACTCCACCATCGAACTGCCGAAAGGTATGCCGGGCGACGTGCTGCAGCACTTTACCCGTACTCGCATCCTGAACAAGCCGATGAACATGCAGCTGGTTGGCGATGCAGTACCGCACACTGGTGGTGAGCGTCGTGGCGGTGGCGGTGGTCGTTTCAGCGGCGAACGTCGTGAAGGTGGTCGTGGCGAAAACCGTGGTAACAGCACTGAGCGTCGTGAAGGTGGCCGTGGTGATGGTCGTCGTTTCAGTGGCGAACGTCGTGAAGGCAGCCGTGCTCCACGTCGTGACGATGCTTCCGCAGGTCGTCGTCGTTTCGGCGGTGACGCATAA
- a CDS encoding NAD(P)H-binding protein gives MSQVLITGATGLVGGHLLRMLLNESRVHAITAPTRRPLADTVGVFNPHDPQLTDALALVTDPVDIVFCCLGTTRREAGSKEAFIHADYTLVVDTALTGRRLGAQHMLVVSSMGANAHSPFFYNRVKGEMEEALIAQKWPRLTIVRPSMLLGDREQQRANEKLFAPLFKLLPGNWKSIEARDVARAMLVEALAPGHEGVSILTSSELRERAK, from the coding sequence ATGAGCCAGGTGTTAATAACCGGAGCCACGGGTCTGGTGGGCGGACATTTATTGCGGATGCTACTGAACGAGTCCCGGGTCCATGCGATTACGGCTCCAACGCGCCGCCCGCTCGCCGATACGGTTGGCGTCTTTAACCCTCACGATCCGCAGTTGACCGATGCGCTGGCACTGGTCACCGATCCGGTCGACATTGTTTTTTGCTGTCTGGGAACCACCCGACGTGAAGCGGGCAGTAAAGAGGCCTTTATCCACGCTGATTATACGCTGGTGGTAGATACCGCCCTGACGGGGCGTCGTCTGGGGGCTCAGCATATGCTGGTAGTGAGTTCGATGGGGGCCAATGCGCACTCGCCATTTTTCTACAATCGGGTTAAAGGTGAGATGGAGGAGGCGCTGATTGCGCAGAAATGGCCCCGGCTGACGATTGTACGGCCTTCGATGTTGCTGGGTGACAGGGAACAACAGCGAGCGAATGAAAAGCTCTTTGCGCCATTATTCAAGCTGCTACCGGGGAACTGGAAATCTATTGAGGCACGTGATGTCGCACGGGCAATGCTGGTGGAGGCACTTGCGCCAGGACATGAAGGGGTTTCGATCCTGACCTCGTCCGAGCTGCGCGAAAGGGCTAAATAA
- the ubiU gene encoding ubiquinone anaerobic biosynthesis protein UbiU, with protein sequence MELLCPAGNLPALKAAIENGADAVYIGLKDDTNARHFAGLNFTEKKLQEAVSFVHQHRRKLHIAINTFAHPDGYARWQRAVDMAAQLGADALILADLAMLEYAAERYPHIERHVSVQASATNEEAVNFYHRNFDVARVVLPRVLSIHQVKQLARVTPVPLEVFAFGSLCIMAEGRCYLSSYLTGESPNTVGACSPARFVRWQQTAQGLESRLNEVLIDRYQDGENAGYPTLCKGRYLVDGERYHALEEPTSLNTLELLPDLLAANIASVKIEGRQRSPAYVSQVAKVWRQAIDRCKADPQNFVPQSAWMETLGSMSEGTQTTLGAYHRKWQ encoded by the coding sequence ATGGAGCTGCTGTGCCCTGCCGGAAATCTCCCGGCGCTTAAGGCGGCCATCGAGAACGGCGCTGATGCTGTGTACATCGGGCTAAAAGATGATACCAACGCCCGTCATTTCGCCGGCCTTAATTTTACCGAGAAAAAATTGCAGGAAGCGGTGAGTTTCGTCCATCAACATCGCCGTAAGCTGCACATCGCGATTAACACCTTTGCCCACCCGGATGGGTACGCTCGCTGGCAGCGTGCCGTGGATATGGCGGCACAACTGGGCGCGGATGCACTGATCCTCGCCGATCTCGCCATGCTTGAGTATGCCGCAGAACGCTACCCGCATATTGAGCGCCATGTCTCTGTTCAGGCATCGGCAACCAATGAAGAAGCGGTAAATTTCTATCACCGTAACTTTGACGTCGCGCGTGTGGTGCTGCCGCGCGTGCTGTCGATTCATCAGGTGAAACAACTCGCGCGCGTAACACCAGTTCCTTTGGAAGTGTTTGCCTTCGGCAGCCTGTGCATTATGGCGGAAGGCCGCTGCTATCTTTCGTCTTATCTGACGGGCGAATCCCCCAATACCGTCGGCGCGTGTTCCCCAGCCCGTTTTGTACGCTGGCAGCAGACCGCGCAGGGGCTGGAATCTCGCCTGAACGAAGTGCTGATTGACCGTTACCAGGATGGTGAAAACGCCGGATATCCCACGCTGTGTAAAGGGCGTTATCTGGTGGATGGCGAGCGCTATCATGCGCTGGAGGAGCCCACCAGCCTCAACACCTTAGAACTGCTACCTGACCTGCTGGCCGCCAATATTGCCTCGGTGAAAATCGAGGGGCGTCAGCGTAGCCCGGCCTATGTCAGCCAGGTGGCGAAAGTGTGGCGTCAGGCGATCGACCGCTGCAAAGCAGATCCGCAGAACTTCGTTCCGCAAAGCGCCTGGATGGAAACGCTCGGCTCTATGTCCGAAGGCACGCAGACCACACTTGGCGCGTATCACCGTAAATGGCAGTGA
- a CDS encoding GIY-YIG nuclease family protein, translating to MTPWYLYLIRTADNALYTGITTDVQRRYKQHQSGKGAKALRGKGELTLAFAAQVGDRSLALRLEYRVKQLTKRQKERLVEGEGLEALLSSLQAPVLKSD from the coding sequence ATGACACCCTGGTATCTGTACCTGATCCGTACCGCAGACAACGCCCTGTACACCGGAATAACCACCGATGTGCAGCGCCGCTATAAGCAACATCAAAGCGGAAAAGGCGCGAAAGCCTTGCGTGGGAAGGGAGAGTTAACTCTGGCATTTGCCGCGCAGGTCGGCGATCGTTCGCTGGCCCTGCGTCTGGAATATCGAGTCAAGCAGCTCACAAAGCGTCAGAAAGAACGCCTTGTAGAAGGTGAAGGGCTTGAGGCATTGCTGAGTAGCCTACAAGCCCCGGTGCTTAAAAGCGATTGA
- a CDS encoding GNAT family N-acetyltransferase translates to MLIRVEIPIDAPGIDALLRRSFESDAEAKLVHDLREDGFLTLGLVATDDEGQVVGYVAFSPVDVQGEDLQWVGMAPLAVDENYRGQGLARQLVYEGLDSLNEFGYAAVVTLGDPALYSRFGFELAAHHDLHCRWPGTESAFQVHRLAEDALEGVSGLVEYHEHFNRF, encoded by the coding sequence ATGCTGATTCGAGTTGAAATTCCCATTGATGCCCCAGGTATTGATGCGCTGCTGCGTCGTTCCTTTGAAAGCGATGCGGAAGCGAAGTTAGTGCACGACCTGCGTGAAGACGGTTTTCTGACGCTGGGTCTGGTTGCCACCGACGACGAAGGTCAGGTGGTCGGCTACGTCGCGTTCAGTCCTGTTGATGTGCAAGGTGAAGATCTGCAATGGGTCGGTATGGCTCCGTTAGCGGTAGATGAAAACTACCGTGGGCAGGGCCTGGCGCGTCAGCTGGTCTATGAGGGACTGGATTCACTGAACGAGTTTGGGTACGCCGCGGTGGTCACGCTGGGCGATCCGGCACTGTACAGTCGCTTTGGCTTTGAGCTGGCAGCCCACCACGATCTACACTGCCGCTGGCCGGGTACCGAAAGCGCGTTCCAGGTGCATCGCCTGGCAGAAGATGCGCTGGAGGGCGTGTCTGGTCTGGTGGAATACCACGAGCACTTCAATCGCTTTTAA
- a CDS encoding YhbP family protein: METLTAVTRWLAKQHVVTWCVHHDGELWCANAFYLFDAQKVAFYVLTEDKTRHAQMSGQCASVAGTVNGQPKTVALIRGVQFKGEIRRLEGQESDDARKAYNRRFPVARMLSAPVWEIRLDEIKFTDNTLGFGKKLLWLRDL, from the coding sequence ATGGAAACACTGACTGCGGTGACGCGCTGGCTGGCAAAACAGCACGTCGTGACCTGGTGTGTGCATCATGACGGTGAACTGTGGTGTGCCAATGCGTTTTATCTGTTTGATGCGCAGAAGGTTGCCTTCTATGTGCTCACCGAAGATAAAACTCGCCATGCCCAGATGTCCGGCCAATGCGCGTCCGTTGCCGGGACGGTAAACGGTCAACCTAAAACGGTCGCGCTGATCCGTGGCGTCCAGTTTAAAGGCGAAATCAGGCGTCTGGAGGGGCAGGAGAGCGACGACGCGCGTAAAGCGTATAATCGTCGCTTCCCCGTCGCCAGAATGCTGTCTGCACCCGTGTGGGAGATTCGTCTTGATGAAATCAAGTTCACTGACAACACGCTGGGCTTTGGTAAAAAGCTGCTCTGGCTACGTGATCTATAG
- the dolP gene encoding division/outer membrane stress-associated lipid-binding lipoprotein codes for MKAFSPLAVVLSALLLQGCVAAAVVGTAAVGTKAATDPRSVGTQVDDGTLELRVSTALSKDAQIKKEARINVSAYQGKVLLVGQSPNSELSARAKQIAMGVEGTTEVFNEVRQGQPIGLGEASNDTWITTKVRSQLLTSDQVKSSNVKVTTENGEVFLLGLVTDREAKAAADIASRVSGVKRVTTAFTFIK; via the coding sequence ATGAAGGCATTTTCGCCGCTCGCAGTGGTTCTTTCTGCGCTGCTGTTGCAAGGCTGTGTCGCTGCCGCCGTTGTCGGAACGGCAGCTGTCGGAACGAAAGCCGCAACTGACCCTCGCAGCGTCGGCACCCAGGTAGATGATGGAACCCTGGAATTACGCGTCAGTACCGCGTTATCAAAAGATGCCCAGATCAAGAAAGAAGCGCGCATCAACGTCAGCGCCTATCAGGGTAAAGTGCTACTGGTGGGGCAGTCTCCTAACAGCGAGTTGTCTGCGCGGGCGAAACAGATTGCAATGGGTGTAGAAGGCACGACGGAAGTGTTTAACGAAGTCCGTCAGGGTCAGCCAATCGGTCTGGGTGAAGCCTCCAACGATACCTGGATCACCACCAAAGTGCGCTCCCAGCTGCTCACCAGCGATCAGGTAAAATCATCCAACGTTAAAGTGACCACCGAGAACGGGGAAGTCTTCCTACTGGGTCTGGTTACCGACCGTGAAGCGAAGGCTGCGGCGGATATCGCCAGCCGGGTCAGCGGCGTGAAACGCGTCACGACCGCGTTTACATTTATTAAGTAA
- the ubiT gene encoding ubiquinone anaerobic biosynthesis accessory factor UbiT, translating to MLDKLRSRLVHFGPSLMSVPVKLTPFTLKRQVLEQVLSWQFRQALADGELEFLDGRWLSINVRDIGLRWYTSVENDKLIVSQNADADVSFSADASDLLMIAARKQDPDTLFFQRRLVIEGDTELGLHVKNLMDAIELEQMPKALRVMLLQLADFVEAGMKHSPETKQTSVGEPC from the coding sequence GTGTTGGATAAACTGCGTTCACGCTTAGTACATTTTGGTCCTTCTCTGATGAGTGTACCGGTTAAACTGACGCCCTTTACGCTCAAGCGCCAGGTACTGGAACAGGTTCTGAGCTGGCAATTTCGCCAGGCGCTGGCCGACGGGGAACTGGAGTTTCTCGACGGTCGCTGGTTGAGCATAAATGTTCGTGATATTGGCCTCAGATGGTATACCTCTGTTGAGAACGACAAACTTATCGTCAGTCAGAACGCAGACGCTGATGTGAGTTTTAGCGCAGACGCCAGCGATTTATTGATGATTGCGGCGCGTAAGCAGGATCCGGATACGCTTTTCTTCCAGCGTCGCCTGGTGATTGAAGGCGATACAGAATTAGGGCTACATGTGAAAAATCTGATGGACGCCATTGAACTGGAGCAGATGCCGAAAGCATTGCGCGTTATGCTGCTGCAACTGGCGGACTTTGTTGAGGCGGGTATGAAACATTCGCCAGAAACCAAACAGACCTCGGTAGGTGAACCATGCTGA
- the mtr gene encoding tryptophan permease, whose amino-acid sequence MATLTTTQTSPSLLGGVVIIGGTIIGAGMFSLPVVMSGAWFFWSMAALIFTWFCMLHSGLMILEANLNYRIGSSFDTITKDLLGKGWNVVNGISIAFVLYILTYAYISASGSILHHTFAEMSLNVPARAAGFGFALLVAFVVWLSTKAVSRMTAIVLGAKVITFFLTFGSLMGHVSPTTLFNVAESNASYTPYLLMTLPFCLASFGYHGNVPSLMKYYGKDPKTIVKCLVYGTLLALVLYTVWLLGTMGNIPRPEFIGIAKQGGNIDVLVQALSGVLNSRSLDLLLVVFSNFAVASSFLGVTLGLFDYLADLFGFDDSAMGRLKTALLTFVPPIVGGLLWPNGFLYAIGYAGLAATIWAAIVPALLARKSRKRFGSPKFRVWGGKPMIALILVFGVGNAVIHILSSVNLLPVYQ is encoded by the coding sequence ATGGCAACACTAACCACCACCCAAACATCACCATCGCTGCTTGGCGGCGTGGTGATTATCGGCGGCACCATTATTGGTGCGGGGATGTTTTCCCTGCCCGTGGTCATGTCCGGGGCGTGGTTCTTCTGGTCAATGGCGGCACTGATCTTTACCTGGTTCTGCATGCTGCATTCCGGGCTGATGATCCTCGAGGCTAACCTCAATTATCGTATTGGTTCGAGCTTCGACACCATCACCAAAGATCTGCTAGGCAAAGGCTGGAACGTTGTCAACGGCATCTCGATTGCGTTCGTACTGTATATCCTGACCTATGCGTATATCTCGGCGAGCGGCTCGATTCTGCACCATACCTTTGCCGAGATGTCGCTGAACGTCCCGGCGCGAGCGGCAGGGTTTGGCTTCGCGCTACTGGTGGCGTTTGTGGTGTGGTTGAGTACCAAAGCGGTGAGCCGCATGACGGCTATCGTGCTGGGTGCGAAGGTGATCACCTTCTTCCTGACCTTCGGCAGCCTGATGGGACATGTATCCCCAACCACGCTGTTTAACGTCGCAGAAAGCAATGCGTCGTACACACCGTATCTGCTGATGACGCTGCCGTTCTGTCTGGCATCCTTTGGTTATCACGGTAACGTACCGAGTCTGATGAAGTATTACGGTAAAGATCCGAAGACCATCGTGAAGTGCCTGGTGTACGGCACGTTGCTGGCGCTGGTGCTATACACCGTATGGTTGCTGGGGACGATGGGCAATATTCCACGTCCGGAATTCATTGGCATTGCTAAGCAGGGCGGTAACATTGATGTACTGGTACAGGCGCTGAGTGGGGTGCTGAACAGCCGCAGTTTGGACCTGCTGCTGGTGGTGTTCTCCAACTTTGCCGTGGCGAGTTCGTTCCTTGGCGTGACGCTGGGCCTGTTCGACTATCTGGCGGATCTGTTTGGTTTTGATGACTCAGCAATGGGGCGTTTGAAAACCGCTTTACTGACCTTTGTCCCACCGATTGTCGGTGGCCTGCTGTGGCCGAACGGCTTCCTGTACGCCATTGGCTATGCAGGGCTCGCAGCCACTATTTGGGCGGCCATTGTGCCGGCGCTGCTGGCACGTAAATCCCGCAAGCGGTTTGGTAGCCCGAAATTCCGCGTCTGGGGCGGCAAGCCGATGATTGCGCTGATTCTGGTGTTCGGTGTCGGCAACGCGGTTATCCATATCCTGTCGAGCGTTAATTTGTTGCCGGTGTATCAGTAA
- the diaA gene encoding DnaA initiator-associating protein DiaA — MLDRIKVCFTESIQTQIAAAEALPDAISRAAMTLVQSLLNGNKILCCGNGTSAANAQHFAASMINRFETERPSLPAIALNTDNVVLTAIANDRLHDEVYAKQVRALGHAGDVLLAISTRGNSRDIVKAVEAAVTRDMTIVALTGYDGGELAGLLGPQDVEIRIPSHHSARIQEMHMLTVNCLCDLIDNTLFPHQDD, encoded by the coding sequence GTGTTAGACAGAATTAAAGTCTGCTTTACAGAAAGCATTCAAACTCAGATTGCTGCGGCTGAAGCGCTCCCGGATGCGATTTCCCGTGCAGCCATGACGCTGGTTCAATCCCTGCTCAATGGCAACAAAATTCTCTGTTGTGGTAATGGGACATCCGCTGCCAACGCACAGCATTTTGCTGCCAGTATGATCAACCGTTTTGAAACAGAACGGCCCAGTTTACCTGCTATTGCACTAAATACTGATAATGTGGTCTTAACTGCGATTGCCAACGATCGCCTGCACGACGAAGTTTATGCAAAACAAGTCCGTGCGCTGGGACATGCAGGTGATGTTCTGTTGGCAATTTCTACGCGTGGCAACAGTCGCGATATCGTTAAAGCCGTTGAAGCTGCCGTCACCCGCGACATGACGATCGTCGCTCTGACCGGTTATGACGGGGGAGAGCTGGCCGGATTATTAGGGCCGCAGGATGTCGAAATCCGCATTCCCTCACACCACAGCGCACGCATTCAGGAAATGCATATGCTGACGGTGAACTGCCTTTGCGATCTTATCGATAACACGCTTTTCCCTCACCAGGATGATTAA
- a CDS encoding luciferase-like monooxygenase — MTDKTIPFSVLDLAPIPEGSSAKQAFSHSRDLAQLAEKRGYHRYWLAEHHNMTGIASAATSVLIGYLAANTTTLHLGSGGVMLPNHSPLVIAEQFGTLNTLYPGRIDLGLGRAPGSDQPTMRALRRHMSGDIDNFPRDVTELVDWFDARDPNPHVRPVPGYGEQIPVWLLGSSLYSAQLAAQLGLPFAFASHFAPDMLHQALHLYRTQFKPSTRLATPYTMVCINIIAADSNRDAEFLFTSMQQAFMKLRRGETGQLPPPVENMHQLWSASEQYGVQQALSMSLVGDKAKVRHGLESILLETQADEIMVNGQIFDHQARLHSFELAMQVKEELVG; from the coding sequence ATGACTGACAAAACCATTCCGTTCTCGGTGCTCGATCTAGCGCCGATCCCTGAAGGATCCAGCGCAAAGCAGGCCTTCTCGCACTCTCGTGATCTCGCCCAACTGGCGGAAAAGCGCGGCTACCATCGCTACTGGCTGGCTGAACATCACAATATGACCGGCATCGCCAGTGCGGCAACCTCGGTGCTCATCGGTTATCTGGCGGCCAATACCACAACCCTGCATCTGGGTTCTGGCGGCGTGATGTTACCCAACCATTCCCCGCTAGTGATTGCCGAACAGTTCGGCACGCTGAATACGCTGTATCCGGGACGTATTGACCTCGGTCTGGGTCGAGCGCCGGGCAGCGATCAACCAACCATGCGCGCGCTGCGCCGTCATATGAGTGGTGATATCGATAACTTTCCCCGCGACGTAACAGAACTGGTGGACTGGTTTGACGCACGTGACCCGAATCCCCACGTGCGTCCGGTTCCCGGCTACGGAGAGCAAATCCCGGTCTGGCTGTTAGGCTCCAGTCTGTATAGCGCACAGCTGGCCGCTCAGCTTGGCCTGCCGTTTGCCTTCGCCTCCCACTTCGCCCCGGATATGCTGCACCAGGCGCTGCATCTTTATCGCACTCAGTTCAAACCCTCCACGCGTCTGGCAACACCGTATACGATGGTGTGCATCAACATCATCGCTGCCGACAGCAATCGCGACGCTGAGTTTCTCTTCACCTCTATGCAGCAGGCGTTTATGAAACTGCGTCGGGGTGAAACCGGACAACTCCCACCGCCGGTGGAGAATATGCATCAGCTGTGGTCCGCATCCGAGCAATATGGCGTACAGCAGGCATTAAGCATGTCGCTGGTGGGGGACAAAGCGAAAGTGCGTCACGGGCTGGAGTCAATCCTGCTTGAAACCCAGGCCGATGAGATTATGGTTAACGGGCAGATTTTTGACCATCAGGCACGCCTGCATTCGTTTGAGTTGGCGATGCAGGTGAAAGAGGAGTTGGTTGGGTAG